The Cystobacter ferrugineus genome includes a window with the following:
- a CDS encoding sigma-70 family RNA polymerase sigma factor → MASPSEKDAAATFDPLRPKLVRVAYRMLGSVADAEDVVQEAFIRWLAIDRGAVREPEGFLCRVVTRLCLDILKSARRQRETYVGPWLPEPVVEADGDEDLDDITLPLMMALERLSPLERAAFLLHDVFGVGFEEIAETIGREPAACRQLASRARTHVHAARPRFQMPRERGLEIASAFFAASRGGDLRTLQSLLADDVTVHADGGGKKPAAMEPIIGLDKVMALHARLARILAKQGSRLVRYGFINGLPGFVTIEPDNTLQTTALQLEDGKIAAIFVVRNPDKLRHLTGDTVH, encoded by the coding sequence ATGGCATCCCCATCCGAAAAGGACGCCGCGGCCACCTTCGATCCCTTGCGGCCCAAGCTGGTCCGCGTCGCCTATCGGATGCTGGGGTCGGTGGCGGACGCCGAGGATGTGGTGCAGGAAGCCTTCATCCGCTGGCTCGCGATCGATCGCGGCGCGGTGCGCGAGCCGGAAGGCTTCCTGTGCCGCGTCGTGACGCGGCTTTGCCTGGACATCCTGAAGTCGGCCCGGAGGCAGCGAGAAACCTACGTCGGGCCGTGGCTGCCCGAGCCGGTGGTCGAGGCGGATGGCGACGAGGATCTCGACGACATCACCCTGCCGCTGATGATGGCGCTGGAGCGTCTGTCGCCATTGGAGCGCGCCGCCTTCCTGCTGCACGACGTGTTCGGCGTGGGCTTCGAGGAGATTGCCGAAACCATCGGGCGAGAACCGGCGGCCTGCCGTCAGCTCGCGAGCCGCGCCCGCACCCACGTGCACGCCGCGCGCCCGCGTTTCCAGATGCCAAGGGAGCGGGGCCTGGAGATCGCATCGGCCTTCTTCGCGGCGTCGCGCGGCGGCGACCTGCGGACGCTGCAATCCCTACTGGCCGACGATGTGACCGTCCACGCCGATGGCGGCGGCAAGAAGCCGGCGGCGATGGAGCCGATCATCGGCCTCGACAAGGTCATGGCCCTGCACGCCAGGCTCGCGCGCATCCTGGCGAAGCAAGGCTCGCGGCTCGTGCGCTACGGCTTCATCAACGGACTGCCCGGGTTCGTCACCATCGAGCCCGACAACACCCTGCAGACCACCGCCCTTCAGCTCGAGGACGGCAAGATCGCCGCGATCTTCGTGGTGCGTAATCCGGACAAGCTGCGTCACCTGACGGGAGACACCGTCCACTGA
- a CDS encoding carboxymuconolactone decarboxylase family protein has product MTPRLNPFAASSLMKPLIDFGTTVVQNGLEPSLMELVKIRASQLNGCAICLHMHTQEARKQGETEERLYLLDAWRESPLYSERERAALGWTDALTLVAETHAPDEAYQALQAQFAQEEQVKLTLLITVINSFNRFGVGFRLSHPVRVERSVA; this is encoded by the coding sequence ATGACCCCGAGACTGAACCCCTTCGCCGCCTCCAGCCTGATGAAGCCCCTGATCGACTTCGGGACCACGGTGGTCCAGAACGGCCTGGAGCCCAGCCTGATGGAGCTGGTGAAGATCCGCGCCTCACAGCTCAACGGCTGCGCTATCTGCCTGCACATGCACACCCAGGAGGCCCGCAAGCAGGGCGAAACGGAGGAACGCCTCTACCTGCTCGACGCCTGGAGGGAGTCGCCGCTCTACAGCGAGCGTGAACGCGCCGCGCTCGGCTGGACGGACGCCCTGACCCTGGTGGCCGAAACCCACGCGCCCGATGAGGCCTACCAGGCGCTCCAGGCGCAGTTCGCGCAGGAGGAGCAGGTGAAGCTCACCTTGCTGATCACCGTCATCAACAGTTTCAACCGGTTCGGCGTCGGCTTCCGCCTGAGCCATCCGGTTCGCGTCGAGAGGTCGGTGGCCTGA
- a CDS encoding YopT-type cysteine protease domain-containing protein yields the protein MTINVKNSPAPRMLNTTSTHAPAKSTPTAKSDAANGATGASPSPQVQPQKPPASAPPGYHQDQLGKPKAPSQAPTGHGGVFQSQKDVATLNSRRGTVFSTRPSQGGPSGPASSAQPKQLEQLQTSAHLSNRGASKAEQDCNALAQKHGAACTTKIFQSDKLNSVATQEFPGARNGVCIAMSSEWIRSNIQDAKTGTNDHSQLFHTLAENGGRPEVNAHFVNLQHENLAAISHINDLINKKNTALADLVDTNERFKQPPPPKWKAWAAPHPTEAEVLQKLDTANAAQAAYSQAKQNELNRLVGGVSHGSAGTAAKINELENNFAGQFPQNGFHQVSIFRADGSGGHDLAVQMGDKPRLLDPNTGEWKFESKQQMNDFMKDYMKTMYPSYSSGNFESTHYPS from the coding sequence ATGACCATCAACGTCAAGAACAGCCCGGCCCCGAGGATGCTCAACACGACATCCACCCATGCACCCGCGAAGTCGACGCCAACGGCCAAGAGCGACGCGGCGAATGGGGCCACGGGCGCGAGTCCGAGCCCGCAGGTCCAACCGCAGAAGCCGCCCGCCTCCGCCCCGCCCGGCTATCACCAGGACCAGCTCGGCAAACCGAAGGCGCCTTCCCAAGCCCCCACCGGCCATGGCGGCGTGTTCCAGTCGCAAAAAGATGTCGCCACGCTCAACTCGCGGCGCGGCACCGTGTTCTCGACCCGTCCCTCCCAAGGAGGACCGAGTGGCCCCGCTTCGAGTGCTCAGCCCAAGCAACTCGAGCAGCTCCAGACGTCCGCGCACCTCAGCAACAGGGGAGCGAGCAAAGCCGAACAGGACTGCAACGCGCTGGCCCAGAAGCACGGCGCGGCCTGCACGACGAAGATCTTCCAGAGTGACAAGCTGAACAGCGTCGCCACCCAGGAGTTCCCCGGGGCCCGCAATGGCGTGTGCATCGCGATGTCGTCCGAGTGGATCCGCTCCAATATCCAGGATGCGAAGACCGGCACCAATGATCACTCACAGCTCTTCCATACGCTCGCCGAGAACGGCGGAAGGCCGGAGGTGAATGCGCACTTCGTCAACTTGCAGCACGAGAACCTGGCTGCGATCAGCCATATCAACGATCTGATCAACAAGAAGAACACGGCGCTTGCGGACCTCGTGGATACCAACGAGCGATTCAAGCAGCCCCCGCCCCCCAAGTGGAAGGCTTGGGCAGCGCCCCATCCGACCGAGGCGGAAGTCCTGCAGAAGCTCGATACCGCTAACGCAGCGCAGGCGGCGTACAGTCAAGCCAAACAGAATGAACTCAACAGGCTCGTGGGAGGAGTGAGCCATGGTTCGGCCGGGACAGCCGCCAAGATCAACGAGTTGGAGAATAATTTCGCGGGGCAGTTCCCGCAAAACGGATTCCATCAGGTGAGTATCTTCAGGGCGGACGGTTCGGGAGGGCACGACCTGGCGGTGCAGATGGGCGACAAGCCGCGATTGCTCGATCCGAACACGGGTGAATGGAAGTTCGAATCAAAACAGCAGATGAACGACTTCATGAAGGATTACATGAAGACCATGTACCCGAGTTACTCCTCGGGGAATTTCGAGTCCACGCACTATCCCAGCTAG
- a CDS encoding IS1380 family transposase, with protein MKTERNAKQVEFDSVGRRKLVAAFDGEHISSDGGLALLHRTDQRFELMRKFAECFKDLRRPELIEHSVEELVRQRVFGIACGYEDLVDHETLRNDPLLAAVVGKSEPQKQPLASPSTLNRLELTPADATAEARYRKVVYDGQAIENFFVDAFLDAHREPLREVVLDLDATDDPIHGTQEGRFFHGYYGNYCYLPLYIFAGDFLLCARLRTADLDAAAGSLEEVQRLVSRIRARWPQTRILLRADSGFARDELMTWCEQNGIDFVFGLARNARLEAMISGDLKLVRAVSREERKGAPVRAYRELRYRTLESWTRERRVVAKAEWLGDKFNPRFVVTSLRPQEHEARALYEQLYCARGDMENRIKEQQLDLFADRTSAHSLRANQLRLWFASAAYVLLNLLRHFGLRGTEMERAQAGTIRLKLLKVAAIVRVSVRRVVLSLSAAAPVKDLFARIAQQLHEVPTPS; from the coding sequence GTGAAAACAGAGCGTAACGCGAAGCAGGTCGAGTTCGACAGCGTGGGAAGGAGGAAACTGGTGGCGGCGTTCGACGGCGAGCACATCTCGTCGGATGGAGGGCTGGCGCTGTTGCACCGAACGGACCAGCGGTTCGAGCTGATGCGGAAGTTCGCCGAGTGCTTCAAGGACTTGAGAAGGCCGGAGTTGATTGAGCACTCGGTGGAAGAACTCGTCCGACAGCGCGTTTTCGGCATCGCGTGCGGCTACGAGGACCTGGTGGACCATGAGACGCTGCGAAACGACCCGCTGCTTGCGGCCGTGGTGGGCAAGTCGGAGCCCCAGAAGCAGCCTTTGGCCAGCCCGAGCACGCTCAACCGGCTGGAGCTGACGCCAGCGGACGCGACGGCCGAGGCCCGCTACCGGAAGGTGGTTTACGACGGCCAGGCCATCGAGAACTTCTTCGTCGATGCGTTCCTGGATGCGCACCGTGAGCCGCTGCGCGAAGTGGTGCTGGACCTCGATGCGACAGACGACCCGATTCACGGCACGCAGGAGGGCCGCTTCTTCCACGGCTACTACGGCAACTAYTGCTACCTGCCGCTCTACATCTTCGCTGGCGACTTCCTGCTGTGCGCCAGGCTGCGCACCGCCGACCTCGACGCCGCCGCGGGCTCGCTGGAGGAAGTGCAGCGGCTCGTCTCGCGCATCCGCGCGCGCTGGCCGCAGACGCGCATCCTCCTGCGTGCGGATTCCGGCTTCGCCCGGGATGAACTCATGACCTGGTGCGAGCAGAACGGCATCGACTTCGTGTTCGGTCTGGCTCGAAACGCCCGGCTGGAAGCCATGATAAGCGGGGACCTGAAGCTGGTGCGCGCTGTCTCCCGCGAAGAGCGTAAAGGCGCTCCGGTGCGGGCGTACCGGGAACTTCGCTACCGCACCCTGGAGTCCTGGACGCGCGAACGCCGCGTTGTCGCGAAGGCCGAGTGGCTCGGGGACAAATTCAACCCGCGCTTCGTGGTGACTTCTTTGCGCCCCCAGGAGCATGAGGCCCGGGCTCTGTACGAGCAGCTCTACTGCGCCCGCGGCGACATGGAGAACCGAATCAAGGAGCAGCAGTTGGACCTCTTCGCCGACAGGACCAGCGCCCACTCCCTGCGCGCCAACCAGCTGCGCCTCTGGTTTGCCTCCGCCGCGTACGTCCTGCTGAACCTGCTGCGCCACTTCGGCCTACGCGGCACCGAGATGGAGCGGGCGCAGGCGGGCACCATCCGGTTGAAGCTGCTCAAGGTTGCCGCCATCGTCCGCGTCAGCGTCCGCCGCGTCGTGCTCTCGCTCAGCGCGGCTGCGCCGGTGAAGGACCTCTTCGCGCGCATCGCCCAACAGCTCCACGAAGTCCCAACTCCCTCCTGA
- a CDS encoding FAD-dependent monooxygenase, whose protein sequence is MHQRGWGVEVFEQAPQLREVGSGLMLSPNAMSVLIGLGLRHAVERGVVVTLAEMCTWRGTALMKIRTEELPCEGAPPVLFHRAAVHGVLSEALGDGIPVHLGARLARFEEDGSGVVAHFEDGREARGDVLVGADGLRSVVRAQLHPGERLRYAGQPCWRGLARGFEHPGLPRGMLRETQGSGARFGMGHVREDVVYWFAVVDWPEGQPVPGGDKAFLQEVFRTAHAPIPQLIAATGEADLLRNDLLDRLPIEQWGRGRVTLLGDAAHPMMPNLGQGACSAIEDGGVLALALSGTEDLERGLRDYEARRRERTAWLQQTSWRFGVMAQWKHPLAVWMREQSIRLAPASVMRRQYERLWGWRLEADR, encoded by the coding sequence CTGCACCAGCGGGGCTGGGGGGTGGAGGTCTTCGAGCAGGCGCCCCAACTCCGGGAGGTGGGCTCGGGGTTGATGCTCTCGCCCAACGCGATGAGCGTGCTGATCGGGCTGGGGCTGCGGCACGCGGTGGAGCGCGGGGTGGTGGTGACGTTGGCGGAGATGTGCACGTGGCGGGGGACGGCGCTGATGAAGATACGGACGGAGGAACTGCCCTGCGAGGGGGCTCCGCCCGTGCTCTTTCACCGGGCGGCGGTGCATGGCGTCCTGAGCGAGGCGCTGGGGGATGGGATTCCGGTGCATCTGGGGGCGCGGCTGGCGCGCTTCGAAGAGGACGGGTCCGGGGTAGTGGCGCACTTCGAGGACGGGCGGGAGGCGAGGGGTGATGTGCTGGTGGGGGCGGATGGGTTGCGCTCGGTGGTGCGTGCGCAACTGCACCCGGGGGAGCGCCTGCGCTATGCGGGCCAACCCTGCTGGCGCGGACTGGCGCGAGGCTTCGAGCACCCGGGGCTGCCACGGGGGATGCTGCGCGAGACACAGGGCAGTGGAGCGCGCTTCGGCATGGGCCATGTGCGCGAGGATGTCGTGTACTGGTTCGCTGTCGTCGACTGGCCCGAGGGGCAGCCCGTCCCAGGGGGCGACAAGGCTTTCCTCCAGGAGGTCTTCCGGACGGCACATGCGCCCATCCCGCAACTCATCGCGGCCACGGGCGAGGCGGATCTGCTGCGCAACGATCTTCTGGATCGGCTGCCGATCGAGCAGTGGGGGCGGGGGCGGGTGACGCTGCTGGGGGATGCGGCGCACCCGATGATGCCCAACCTGGGACAGGGGGCGTGTTCGGCCATCGAGGATGGGGGCGTGCTGGCCCTGGCGTTGAGCGGGACGGAAGACCTCGAGCGCGGGCTGCGGGACTACGAGGCCCGGCGACGGGAGCGCACCGCGTGGTTGCAGCAAACCTCGTGGCGCTTTGGCGTCATGGCCCAGTGGAAGCACCCACTCGCCGTCTGGATGCGTGAGCAGTCCATCCGGCTGGCTCCGGCGAGCGTCATGCGGCGGCAGTACGAGCGGCTCTGGGGCTGGCGGCTGGAGGCGGACCGGTAG